The DNA segment CCTCTGAATTTTACCGAAGGCAAATATATCACAGGGCTGGTTCCCTCGGTTAAATATGAATACGACCGTGATTTCTACCACAACTATCGGGAGAACTATTACCTACGGGGTTTGAAAACCATTGATTATAATGTCTGGTTTTATTCTTATCAAAGGATGGCCCGTCGCGACCTGCAACCCCGGTGGGGTTTCACTTTCGATCTCAATCATCGCACTTCCCCTTTTTCTGAAAAGATCCTGGGGAATATGACAAGTGTATCAGGACGGGTTTATATGCCCGGTCTTATCGAGGATCATGGGGTTAAGTTGTGGCTGGGCTATCAGAAGCAAAATCCCGAGGCTTATCTGTATACCAGTTATTTACAGTTTCCCAGGGGGTTTGAGCCCCAGGTATCCCGGAAATTATCAAGTATCAAATTGGATTATGTTTTCCCGCTATTTTATCCCGACTGGAACATTCCTTCCGTATTGTACGTAAAACGTTTTAAAGCGGATCTTTTTCAGGATTATGCGGTGAATCAATATCAGGTTGTAAAGGACAAACAGAGGGTTTGGGAACAGGAGGCTTTATATTCGATGGGAATGGAGATCACCAGCGATTTTCATGTGGCTAGATTTATGTTCCCGTTTTCAGCAGGTGTAAGGTATTCCTATTTGCCTCAGTTATCCGATAGCCGGTTTGAGTTGGTTTTTAACGTAGATTTTTATCGTATATACAGCAACATGTTTTAAGTATGGATACATTGGTGAATTTCATACGGGAGATAGGCCTGAACCCGCATTTGGTCTTTTATGAAGTACTGGTTTTTTTCATAGGATTAATCATTCTCCGTGTTATCAGGAAAAGACTTAAAAATGTAAGAAACAGGGGAGAATCTTTTATCAGCAGACTGCGTTTTTTCGAGGCAGTAAGAACAAAAGCTCCTTTTAAGTCTCCAGGGAAACAAAGGGAGAAAGCCCTGGAGGGATATGCCCAGCGGTTTTCCATCATACGAAGGACCATTGTGGTCGTATATATAGTGTTATGGCTTTTGTTCATGGTGGCTCCTTTATTTGGCAGGATATCGGCTACCTTTGTATCCATTATTGCAGCGATATTGGCTGCCATCATAGGTATTGCCGCCCGGCCTTTTCTGGAAAATATGATTGCAGGGGTTGTCATTACCTTCAGCAGACAATTCCGGGTTGGCGATACGGTTTTAATCGACAATCAATACGGGACAGTAGAAGACATTACCATAACCCATACGGTTATCAAATTATGGGACTGGAAGCGTCTTATCATTCCCAACAGTGCCATGCTGACCAAGGAAATGGTGAGTTATACCACTAAAGATAGTTACATATGGGCGTATGTTGAGTTTTGGATCTCTTACGAGGCCGATATGTATAAGGTAGAAGAAATTGCCCTGGATGCTGCGAGCAGAAGCCTGCATTTTGCCAGAACCGGTGTGCCGAGATTCTGGGTCATGGAAATGGCAAAAGAAGGGATTAAATGTTGGGTGGCTGCCTGGACATTGACCCCTGCAGATGCCTGGTATCTGAAGATAGATGTGCGCAAGCGTCTGATTCAGGAATTCGCCAAACAAGGGATAAAAACCCATTCATATAATCTTAACGGCGGGAAAGAGCAATTTTTTAGTCAGGAACCCAATGAAGGGGATTAACCCTTTATTCGATATAGAAACGAATTTCTTTTTCGTTTTGATTGCCAAGTTTGTCCACAGCAGTAACCGTCACATCATAGGCACCCTTATCAAAACCTTTGACAAGGCTTTGATACATCTTTTCATTATCCCCGTTAATGGAATAATACATGGTATCAAAGCCTACCTGTTTGTCGGTTGCAGAAAGAAAAAGCACTACATGATCCGGGAAGACAGGATATTGCATTCCATTGATGGTTTTCTGAGAATCCGAATTCATGCTGAAGCGGTGAAATATTTCCGGACCTCGCATA comes from the Bacteroidales bacterium genome and includes:
- a CDS encoding mechanosensitive ion channel; protein product: MDTLVNFIREIGLNPHLVFYEVLVFFIGLIILRVIRKRLKNVRNRGESFISRLRFFEAVRTKAPFKSPGKQREKALEGYAQRFSIIRRTIVVVYIVLWLLFMVAPLFGRISATFVSIIAAILAAIIGIAARPFLENMIAGVVITFSRQFRVGDTVLIDNQYGTVEDITITHTVIKLWDWKRLIIPNSAMLTKEMVSYTTKDSYIWAYVEFWISYEADMYKVEEIALDAASRSLHFARTGVPRFWVMEMAKEGIKCWVAAWTLTPADAWYLKIDVRKRLIQEFAKQGIKTHSYNLNGGKEQFFSQEPNEGD